One genomic window of Oncorhynchus kisutch isolate 150728-3 linkage group LG24, Okis_V2, whole genome shotgun sequence includes the following:
- the ribc1 gene encoding RIB43A-like with coiled-coils protein 1 translates to MYKVDLPVDNSADVAVERRRAAEAARQARIFNTRHRVMGLDLKALEQQVAENKEREEMAGQRERAFDMLRVTQDEVLMKQQQEEEERRAELNRDLIQYRAIRQRAEDTRDADLNVHLQGALGLSIPIPESELGPASMQVFQGEGIGNNDKRRAQMEQTERALRAQREQSEKLQKENKLKELLKGKELVQQDLRAVQLDALEEECKRAGRIALNNYNHAQAAECVEKERKERMRKEGKEMAEVWHMVTSDILTECPKAAERQVDGGPVGGPRVLTDRWRGMSPVQLSAIRRQREEQRLEGKRLREIERQREAAWDFQRMVQTREDDEEERKAMELKKEKRMEMDRYNEQLAREQREHQQFLSKTLYTNRPTAQYFTQFSSSSR, encoded by the exons ATGTATAAAGTGGATTTGCCGGTGGACAACTCCGCGGATGTGGCAGTGGAACGCCGACGGGCCGCAGAGGCTGCGCGCCAGGCTCGCATTTTCAACACCAGACACCGAGTGATGGGTCTGGATCTCAAAGCACTGGAGCAACAGGTGGCGGAGAACAAAGAACGGGAGGAGATGGCGGGTCAGCGAGAGAGGGCTTTCG ACATGTTGAGAGTGACTCAAGATGAAGTGTTGATGAAACAgcagcaggaggaagaggagaggagagcagagttaAACAGAGACCTCATCCAGTACCGGGCCATCCGACAGCGGGCAGAAGACACCCGGGATGCTGATCTCAATGTTCACCTGCAGGGGGCGCTCGGGTTGTCCATTCCCATCCCAGAGTCTGAGCTGGGACCTGCCAGTATGCAAGTGTTCCAG GGAGAAGGCATTGGGAACAATGACAAGAGGAGAGCTCAgatggagcagacagagagagcactacgagcacagagagaacagagtgagaaACTACAGAAGGAGAATAAACTCAAAG agctACTGAAAGGCAAGGAGCTGGTACAGCAGGACCTGCGGGCTGTTCAGTTAGACGCTCTGGAAGAAGAGTGTAAGAGGGCTGGCCGCATCGCTCTCAACAACTACAACCATGCTCAG GCTGCGGAGTGTGtcgagaaagagaggaaggagcgCATGAGGAAGGAGGGCAAGGAGATGGCGGAGGTGTGGCACATGGTGACATCAGACATCCTAACGGAATGTCCCAAGGCTGCAGAGAGACAAGTAGACGGAGGACCAGTGGGCGGGCCCAGGGTGCTGACGGACAGGTGGAGGGGGATGAGCCCCGTTCAGCTGAGCGCTATCCgcaggcagagagaggaacagcGCCTGGAGGGAAAG AGGCTGAGGGAgattgagaggcagagagaagctGCCTGGGACTTCCAGCGCATGGTGCAGACCCGAGAGGAtgacgaggaggagaggaaagcgaTGGAGctgaagaaggagaagaggatggAGATGGACCGATACAATGAACAGCTGGCTAGAGAGCAGCGCGAACA TCAGCAGTTCCTGTCCAAGACGCTGTACACCAACAGACCCACGGCCCAGTACTTTACTCAGTTCAGCAGCAGCTCACGCTGA